From the Camelus bactrianus isolate YW-2024 breed Bactrian camel chromosome 4, ASM4877302v1, whole genome shotgun sequence genome, the window CTGTGACAGAGCCTCACTTTGCCCTACACCCCTTCAGATTTCACTTCAGGTCAAGGGAAAGATTATGTTGAATGGTGCCTGGACTCTAGCCTgggtttgttctgttttctcatgAAGGCAAGACTTGAATCTAACTCCTGTAGTTAGCTCAGTGCTTTCTCTGAAtctctcttctttcctgacaAATGGGATAACAACTACCTCCCAGGTTATAGCAAAGATCACATGAGATTCTATATAGAAAACAGCAAACCCGAAGTCTGGCTGCCTAAAAACTGGCAGTACTCCCCTCCTGGGCATCTCATGTTCCCAAATTCCTTCGAACAAAAGCCAGTCCCCTCTGCGAGCTGAAGAGAGGTAGTTATTGGGAGCAAAGCACTGTGACTACTTTATGGCTGGAGTGATAACTGGTAGTTCTTTCCTGCACGATCTTTCAGCAGTGTTTGCATTATAAGCGCAGAGGAGTGGCTGTGCCTTCTGACCACACCAAGAGGCTTTGCTGCAATAGGTCTTAGAGGGAGGCGAAATTTTCTCCATGCAGGTTGGTGGATTGGAAAGACTTCAGTACAAGAGGCTCAGGTcctagtcccagctctgctactaaCCTACTGAGACACACTGGTGAATTGCTTCCCCCACAGAACACACTCCAAGTTCTAACACTGGCACCAAGTACTTACCTCCCTGTAAATCATCTGCCTTGCTGGCTCCAGGGCACAGAGGGAATGCCCACCTTTCCTTGTGGCTCCAGCCCCTTTTCAGGGCTCCTTCATGAGGCCTGGCTGCCATTCTTGGTGTCACCCTCACGGGAAGAGGATTTTACTTCTGTCCCCATCCCATCACCCTGTATTGATCCAGATATATTTCCAGAACCTTCCTAAAtctctgcttttgctttttccttcttgctAAAGGACCGAGGAAGCAGAAGGCATTTTGGATCCCCAGGAGTCAGAAAAGTTAAACTTTGATGAGAAGTGCACTCGGAGCCCACTACTGACCCAACTCTGGGCGACAGCTGTTCTCGGGACCCTCTCAGGTTAGGAGCTGCTAGAGCCTGGTACCAGTTGGAGCAAGTGGGCTTCTGTCTGTCTGGGGTTTGCTGCTGGGTCACAGTGGGGACCAGTGCATCTGGGATGGTGGCTTAAGCAACCAGAGATGCTAGATGCAGGCTTGTCAGTAGAGCCCAGGTTCTGGACAGGCCTGGGGCAGCTGGGCCAGGTCCTTCCTGTTTGCAAACCACCCTGCTCCGTGGTTAGGTCTGTGAAAAATCTTGTTCCTATAAATCACATCCTCCTTTTGTCCTGCCCTAGTGCAATAGCTCAGTATGATTTCTTGGAAACCTAGTTTCTCTTTAAGAAGATATAATTGATGGACAACTGGAGAGCATCTGGAGCAAGAATTAAGCTGCCTGGATTTGCCTCACTTACTCACTGAACAAACATTGACTCAGCCTGACTGTGGGCCTGGCCTTGTGCTGCATGCTAGGGCTGCAGAGGTGGAAGTGACATGGTCTCCTGCCTCCAGGAATTCCCACGTAGTCTGAGGCTTCCCCCAAGCTAGATGGACGCTTCCACACTCCCACTTGTGGTATTTGCACAAGTTACAGGAATGTTAGGTTAATGGATTGAATTCTTTCTCaattttatccctccctccctgcacatTATCCTTAAAATGTTAGTACAAGCTGTAGCTTGTCTTCTCTAGATTCTAGTCTCCAGCAGTGCCTGATGTGCCAGCAGTCCCTTTTAGTTACTTGCTGGAATCTGCATATCTGATGCTTCTAAGCTTCCAGGGACCATGTCACTAGGACAAGTCTGATCTGGAAACTGAAGATAATGCCCAACTAGAATGCAGTATGATCAGTGCTAGATGCTAGATGTAGGAACAAAATGCTGGGTCTTCATTTTGTCCCTGCCACCAACATGGATTGTAACTTTGGGCAACTTACTTCTTGTCTCTGGGCCTTATTTCTGTGAGAGTTTATAGATGAGGGTCTTGGACTAATAAGTAACTCCTGTTGTTATGGCcacaatttattgagcacctattaacGCTAGGCACTTTATATGTATCATCTCATTAGATCCTCACATCCACCCTGTGATAAGTCCTATtttgatccccattttacagatgaggaatctgaggctcagggagagtgAATGGCTTGTCTGCCAGTGAGTGGTGAGGAAGCCCTTTGCTCTGTGAAAGGACCAGGTCAGGGCTAAGGGTGGGCCTTGGGTAACTGAGAATTCTTTCTGGCAGGCACGGAGGATGTGCGTATTGATGAGAGGACTGTCAGCCCCTTCCTGCAATTGTCAGATGATCGAAGGACCCTGACCTTCAATGCCAAGAAGTCCAAGGCCTGTACAGATGGCCCGGAGCGCTTTGACCACTGGCCCAATGCCCTAGCCACCACTTCCTTCCAGGCTGGGCTGCACGCCTGGGTGGTGAACGTCCAGAACAGTTGTGCCTATAAGGTGGGTGTGGCCTTAGGCCAGCTGCCCCGCAAGGGTTCAGGCAATGACTCTCGTCTGGGCTACAATGCCTTCTCCTGGGTCTTCTCCCGCTACGACCAGGAATTCCGTTTCTCACACGGTGGGCAGCACGAGCCCCTGGGGCTGCTGCGTTGCCCAGCTCAGCTGGGGGTGCTGCTGGACTTGCAGGCACAGGAGCTGCTATTCTACGAGCCGGCCTCAGGCACGGTGCTCCACACCCACCACGCATCCTTCCCTGGACCCCTCTTCCCAGTCTTTGCTGTGGCTGACCAGACCATTTCCATCGTCCGCTGACCTTTGGCCATGGAGAGGCCAGGTCTGCCTCCCCACCACCTTTTCAGGCCATGTTTCTACCCAGTGTCCCTTCCTCAAATGTTGCCTGTGCCTAATGGGCAGTTTTAGGAGGGGTTCTACGTACAATGGTTAAATGCTGGGTATCTGTGAGGAACCTGCTACATCCCCGGCCTTGGTCTCCAGAATCCACCATGCATCTGCCCCTTTGAGGGTCTTGTTCACCTCTTTAACTCTGGCATCCAGCATGGTGACTGGTGCATAGTGAGTATGCAATAAACATTTGGCAAGCGAgcggatggttggatggatggatggatggacgggtgGGTGGACAGGTCACTGAGTGCATGTGATGGATTCTTCTGGAGAATCACCACCCCCAGTATAAGCCGTTCTCTGGCAGAAAAGCCTGTGACTGAAGCTCTTTCGTCCCCTTAATTCAGTGCCTCTCAATCCTTTTCATGACATGGCACatagagaaactatttttctaaCACACAAAACAATCTGGAAGGGATTTAGAACTCCTGCCAGGCTGCTGCTGGCCAGAGGACTGTGGCCTGGTGGGGGCTCTATCCTTCCCCAGGTCCTGCCTGTCTACTCAGAAGGCTCAGGGGATCCTGTCTCCAGGTAACCTGTCTGCAACACACCCACCGGCCACGCAGCCTCCAGCCCGTGACCGCCTGTAGAAAAAGGGACAAATCTTCCCCTAACTGCAGCTGAGTGCCCCCACCTAAGCCTTCTCTTACATAATATGGAGACCCGGGGTGAGGTCTTCAAACCAGAAAGAGCTGAGGGAGTAAGAGGGCCAGCCTTAGGGAACATGTACtttattaaagtttttaaaagatttctttcaTGTTCTTTGTTGGTAATTGGAAAAAGCCCCCACGTGCCAGCTCAGAGCTTAGCGGTGCATTTGCTGGGAAATTGATGCCTTCTTCGTCCTCATCCATATTCCCAGATATAAGCAGGAGGCAGCTCAGCATACATAGCTGAAAGAGCCTGAGACAGGGTTCGGTGCCCTGCGTAGCTGGGTCCAAGGGCAAGTTCCTTACTGTTCTCTGAGGAGGCCACGTTAAAACAGGGGTCCTCCTATTTTTGTTTCATCTGGGAACACAGTTCATAGGCAATCTTACCTACAGGGCTCCTAGGCTCAGAGATGGGGGccagagccctccccaccctTAAGTTTGCTCAATAATTTACTTGAAACAGTGGGTGGATCAAATCAACTTGTTTGGTAGACATGACTTCTGAGGCCCTTGCAGCTCTTGAGACCACAGCTCATGATCCATGTCCTCACTGCCTGACACTTGGGAATTAATTCTGAATCACCTGGCCTTGGCACCAAGCCCAAGGAAGACAGACCTGCAAGAGGTATGGCCAAGTCTGAAAAGAGCTTCAGTCCACAGTTCACGGGCCCACTGCCCAGAATGCCCCTCTTACCCCTTTGCCCACTTACATTCCACCCCCAGTTCAGGGTCCCTCCAGAGCCCTCCCTGTGCTTCCCCACCTCCATGCTATATCCCTACGAGTAGGGTGCCCTTCAGGCTGCCCCCTAGGACACCTTCCCTGTTCTCCCTGAATCTCCACTGCATTGTCTCACGTGGCACAGATCCCTTTCTACTTGCAACCTAGCAGTCAAGCtgatgggctttggagtcagagacaTGCCTACACGGGAACCCCAGCTCCAGCAGGTACTTGCAGTGACCTCAGGCGGGCTACTTAACCCATGAATCCGTTTCCTTGCTTGTAAGGTGGAAGTCACACGACTTGGGCCCACTTGGTAGCTCTGAAggttatatatgcatataaaggAGGCCTTAGCAGAGTACCTGCCACACGGCAGGTATACATCAAGTTTCTTCTCATGACTATAATTAGGGTGTTCTTTGTCTAAATATTTCCCTTCAGACTACGTGTCCTAGAGGACAGTGTCCCCACAGTTCAGTTTAGCTCTGGGTGTTCAAATTAAGCTCCTCTGACCTCAGGCTTCCCAGGGGGAGAGTTGCAAAGGCTTTGGGGCCTGAATGAGGGGCCCCAGGACCTCTGCTTCAACCCTAGCTGTTTCTCATTTTGCTGGTTTTGCATGTTGGGGTTCCACATAAGCTCTCCTAGGACAAAAGACCCTGCTATTAAAACAAAGTTTGAAAACTGCTAGTTTTGAAGCCAGTTGGGCTCTCATGAATCttgggggaggtgaggaggacTCATGATGGAAAAGGGACACAGGTGTGATGAATGAAACATCTCAGAGACCAGGAGCTGGTTAGTGGGGCGGGACTGAAAGCCCCGCATTCACTGCTTTATAGTCAGAATGCGATATGGAGGCTTCAGGGAGAGGGGCAAAGGCCAGATCTTGAGAAGGAAGGGGCTCCTGCTTCCAATGATTGTTGGGACCAGTCACTTCCCCTACCAGACTCAAAGCTGTGGGGGTGAGCTCTCTAGGTGGTCAAGGGCAGGCAGGAGATGGGGTAGTGAGGGAAGAATGTGTTCTTGGGGTATAGAATCCTTGACCTCAGGGTCCAAAGGCTCCGGGCCAGCCACCAGGAAGCTGTGCATGCCTATAGCACGTGCTCCCTTGTAATCAAGTGGGTAACTATCTCCAACATGGGCTGCTGCCGCCGGTTCCACCTGAGCAAGGCGCAAGGCCTCACGGAAAATGCGGGGGTCTGGCTTGGGCCAGCCAGCAGCCTCAGAGGTCAGCACAAATTCAAAGTGTTCCCGCAGGCCAAGACCCACTAGGATGCCCTCCAGCCGTCGGTCAAAGTTGGAGACCACTGCCAGCCTCAGACCCCGTTTTTGGCACTCCCTCAAGGTGGCCTCAGCCCCCTGCAACACCTGCCAGGTGCAGGGGTTGCTGAAGTCTTTGTACAGCTGGTCAGCGATGGGGGCCACAGCCCGGGCATCCTGAACACCGGCGCGGTGGAAGGTCTGCAAGACCACATCCAGCCACCACTGGCGGGAGGTGAGGCCATGGCTCAGGCCatagttggggaaactgaggctctgagccCTGTACACCTGCCAAAAGGCTTGTTCCAGGGCTGCGGCCTCTACCTCCAGCCCGTGGGCCCGGGCCTTGGTGGCATACTCCTCCCCTATGGGTTGGTGGGGCCGAAGCAGTGTGTCCTTCACGTCCCACGTCAGCAGTCGTAACTGTAGCCGGCGTGCCATGGGTCTGCAGGAGGGGGCAGTTCACCCCAGGTCTGCCTCAGATCCCAGGAGCCGAGGGGAGACTGAGCTGGACAAGACCACCCACAACCTGATGGTGTTCTCTTTCCAGGCTATGTGGGTCAGATCTGCTGGCACTTGGGTAATGTCTTCACAGCAGAGATCCTAGAATGAGACGGCAGATAAGGTGGAAGTTCAGGCCTTACAATCAGAGACAGACTgggttcaaatttttttttaattgaagtatagttgatttacaatgtgttagtttctggtgtatagcatagtgattcagttatacatatatattccttttcattataggttattacaagatattgaatatagttccctgtgctatatagtaggaacttgctgtttatctattttgtatatatagtagtttgtatctgttaatctcagaCTCCTGATTTATCTCCCTCCacatctctttcccctttggtaaccatacatttgttttctatgtctgtgagtctgtttctgttttataagttcatttgtatcatattttagattccacacataagtgatatcatatgatatttgtctttctctttctaacttactttacctagtatgatcatctctaggtccatccatgttgctgcaaatggcgttacttcattcttttaccctctttcccctttggtaaccgtaagtttgttttctatgtctgtgagtctgtttctgttggtaaataagttcattgtgtcattttttaagaatccacatgtaagtgatgtatttatctttctctgacttacttcacttagtatgataatctgcaTTCAAATTCTGATGCTGCCAACTTACTGTATGACCCTCTAAGTGTCACTATCTGAAGCCCTGTCTCCTTATTTGTAAGAAGAGCACAATGACCCAACCTCACAAGATTGCTGGAATAAATGAAATTATCTGTTCATtctacctattatgtgccaggtgctgggaaaGGGACAGATTTCTATCCCTCAAGGCATTTACAGGCATTAAAGAAGAGAGGATTcagatatttgaaaagaaatacaataatacTTAAGCATAATGAAGGCAGCATGGACCATGAGGATACAAATCCAGAAACCCAATCTAGTCTTTGTTGTTGGAGACACTTCCTAAGCAACTGAAGTTTCAGTGGAGAGCTGAAGAATGACTGACTATTCAGGAAATGGAGGTGGTTAAATGTTCCTGACACTGgaaacagtaagtgcaaaggtCCTCAGGCAGGGCAAGGAGTCTGGTGCTTTAGGTAGATAGGGACCAGCTCAGACAGGGCCTTGTAGGTCAAGGTAAGGAAACAATTACTACTACTGCTATTACTATTGTTAGGAATGCCAAAGACAGAAGAGTCTTTGCAGACCATCTGACCAACCGCCTGGCTGTTCAACTGGGAAGACTGAACCAGGGAGGGGCAGatacttgcctaaagtcacagcAAGTCAGTGGCACAGCCAGGACTAGAACCCAAACCTCCAGTATTAGAcatatttggatttttaaaaactgattttggTGAACCTGTACAGCACAGGATAAAAGGCAGGACAGAGCCTGGCTGTGCTTGTTTTAAAtcctctctgagctccagatgaTTTGCCTGCCTGGGTGGAGAGCCAGTGAAAGGATTACTGACTCAGTGCACAGAAAACAAGTTCCTCAGACTAATGTCTAGAGATTGGAGGCTGCTTTTTGCTCCCAGACAGAGCTGATTGCAGAAATCCAACTTGTTCAGCTGAAACCTGAGGGGCCAGAGTTCAGAGTGCAGCCAGGTTGTTGCTGAGGGACGGACTTGGCTGGTAAATCAAGGGACAAGTCTTAAAGGAAGTTTGTCAAGGAAATGAATTTAAGACAATCTGAAACTTAGGGAGACCTTATCCAAAGGCCCTCTCACTTTGCAGGTGGTAGACGGAGGACAGTGAGGGGCGGGAATTCGCCCCGAGTCAAGCAGGGAGCCACTGGCAGAGCTAAGACTAGAACAAAGTTGCTCTGGCTCCCGATCCACAGCGTTTTCCATTTCTGGACGCTGGAGTTGGGGACTCTGGCTGCAGGCCTGAATTGctcaccctctctccccacctccagggcTCGGTGGCGGCAAAGTCTAGGTAACCCGCGGCTCGAGCGACATCTCAACCGCTGCCGCATCTCAAACCCTGCGGCGCCAGTCCTCGGGGCCCACGACCTACCTGCCTCGTGGGGGAAAGCCGGTCAAGAAGGAAGCCGTAGCCTCACGTCCGCTTGGGAGACGGCGCACATGCTCAGCGGCACCCTTATACTCCGGGATCCCAGCCCTCcgaccgccccccgccccgccccgcccgcccctcGCCCCGCCTCGCTCcgccccctcttcctcccctccgcTCTTTCCTTCCGCACCGTCGCCTCCTTCCACTCGGCGCTCTTGTTACCCGTCCTCACGCACTCCTCTGTCCTTCCTGTCCCTTCTGTGACCCTCTGCCCCTTCGTAAGACTCCACAGCTCTCAGTTCCCAGTCCCGTATCCTTCCGTCCTCTACCTTGCGTCTCACCGTCACCTTGCACCCTTTACGCCTCTTTACGTCCCCCATGCCCTAGCCATCCCTCAACTTTGCGCccctttctgttctctttctgctgtGTCTCCTCCTCCACTTCCAGGCTCCTCCGCCTCCCTTGGGTGTGGACCCCAGCTGGAAGGTGCTCAggctgacttggggaagaggcgATTTGGGTCCCTGTCTGACTTGCTGAGTGCTGGGTAAACTTGGATAAGGCGTTGCCCCTCTCTGGTCTGAGTCCCCAGCCCGTACCAAGAGGGAATTGCTTTCACCTGGAAACTTGTCTTAACGCAAAACGATTTGCTGAGGGTACTGCCGTTTGCAgtaacctgctttttttttttttctttttttaatgaaaaaaaaagtagtcatactcatcttatgtttaaaaatacacagtgtACAAAGCAAAAGGCAAAAACCTAACCTc encodes:
- the BSPRY gene encoding B box and SPRY domain-containing protein isoform X2, which encodes MSVESLGPGPGPGSEPGPLCPEHGQALSWFCCSERRPVCAACAGLGGRCRGHRIRRAEERAEELRNKIVDQCERLQIQSATITKYMADVLPGKNQRAVSMASAARELVIQRLGLVRSLCESEEQRLLEQVHDEEERAHQSILTQRAHWAEALQKLDAIRTSLVDMLTHLDDFQLIKELEIFERTEEAEGILDPQESEKLNFDEKCTRSPLLTQLWATAVLGTLSGTEDVRIDERTVSPFLQLSDDRRTLTFNAKKSKACTDGPERFDHWPNALATTSFQAGLHAWVVNVQNSCAYKVGVALGQLPRKGSGNDSRLGYNAFSWVFSRYDQEFRFSHGGQHEPLGLLRCPAQLGVLLDLQAQELLFYEPASGTVLHTHHASFPGPLFPVFAVADQTISIVR
- the BSPRY gene encoding B box and SPRY domain-containing protein isoform X1, whose amino-acid sequence is MSVESLGPGPGPGSEPGPLCPEHGQALSWFCCSERRPVCAACAGLGGRCRGHRIRRAEERAEELRNKIVDQCERLQIQSATITKYMADVLPGKNQRAVSMASAARELVIQRLGLVRSLCESEEQRLLEQVHDEEERAHQSILTQRAHWAEALQKLDAIRTSLVDMLTHLDDFQLIQKELEIFERTEEAEGILDPQESEKLNFDEKCTRSPLLTQLWATAVLGTLSGTEDVRIDERTVSPFLQLSDDRRTLTFNAKKSKACTDGPERFDHWPNALATTSFQAGLHAWVVNVQNSCAYKVGVALGQLPRKGSGNDSRLGYNAFSWVFSRYDQEFRFSHGGQHEPLGLLRCPAQLGVLLDLQAQELLFYEPASGTVLHTHHASFPGPLFPVFAVADQTISIVR
- the HDHD3 gene encoding haloacid dehalogenase-like hydrolase domain-containing protein 3; translated protein: MARRLQLRLLTWDVKDTLLRPHQPIGEEYATKARAHGLEVEAAALEQAFWQVYRAQSLSFPNYGLSHGLTSRQWWLDVVLQTFHRAGVQDARAVAPIADQLYKDFSNPCTWQVLQGAEATLRECQKRGLRLAVVSNFDRRLEGILVGLGLREHFEFVLTSEAAGWPKPDPRIFREALRLAQVEPAAAAHVGDSYPLDYKGARAIGMHSFLVAGPEPLDPEVKDSIPQEHILPSLPHLLPALDHLESSPPQL